In Salmo salar chromosome ssa14, Ssal_v3.1, whole genome shotgun sequence, the sequence tgcagtggaaatggcttggaggtccagagttgagtctGAGGGGTatatagtacatttacatttaagtcatttagcagacactcttatccagagtgacttacagtagtgaatgcatacatttcatttcacactttttttattttattttttgtactggcctcccgtggaaatcgaacccacaaccctggtgttgcacacacaccatgctggcgttgcaaacaccatgctctaccaactgagccacagggaagctagtACGTGTAAGCCTACACTCACGTGTAAAACATTTTACATGCGTTATTAGAATCATCCATTTGTCGTGTGGACCAGCAGTGAACCGTTTTCCAAAAGCTTGATGCGAAGGATGGCTCAAAACCGATGGTTAATGAGCACTGTCGTTTTTAGTCAACAGCTTTAGCGATATGTGGCACCAGGAAAGCAAGTgttgacagtacagtacagctgaCTTGTTTTGTAACAACCCCACTATAAGCTTTAATGTTGTATACGCCTCCATATTTTCGCTGTAAAAAGCACATGGATGTCTGTGAAATGGAAAAGAAAACCTGGGATTTTGTCATGTGCGAAAACATGTTAGTATTGTATGAAGGATGCGATGACCATGCAATTCTGCCACTAGACACTTGACAGACCAAGTGAAGGGGAACAAAAAGCAAACTTTGAATTTGGCAGTATCCCCCAGGAGCGCGTGTTCTCTCCATGTCTGCTCCACACAGATGTCGGTCAATTACTACAATTAACACATTTCGGCTAATCGCTCAGCATTACCAGTAATCTATATGCAAACATTTGGTGGGACGGAAAGGAAAATCAAACAATTGAACTATTAAATCCTCTACACTATCTCTGACTGGGTAAATTACTTTATTTTGAGTTAATGTGGACCCAATGACTCGAGCACTGGGACTCAGACTTCAGCCATTGGGACTCGACCATTCGTGACTTGGACTCGAGCACAGGGGACTCTATTAGCTTGAGGTTTAGCAActccactacatcactgggtGAAACAGTCCTTACCTGGAGGTTTAGTGActccactacatcactgggtGAAACAGTCCTTATCTGGAGGTTTAGCGACTCCACTACGTCACTGGGTGAAACAGTCCTTATCTGGAGGTTTAGCGActccactacatcactgggtGAAACAGTCCTTACCTGGAGGTTTAGCGACTCCACTACGTCACTGGGTGAAACAGTCCTTATCTGGGAGGTTTAGCGActccactacatcactgggtGAAACAGTCCTTATCTGGAGGTTTAGtgaccactacatcactgggtgAAACAGTCCTTACCTGGAGGTTTAGCGACTCCACTACATCACTGGATGAAACAGTCCTTATCTGGAGGTTTAGCGActccactacatcactgggtGAAACAGTCCTTATCTGGAGGTTTAGCGActccactacatcactgggtGAAACAGTCCTTATCTGGAGGTTTAGCGACTCCACTACGTCACTGGGTGAAACAGTCCTTATCTGGGAGGTTTAGCGACTCCACTACATCACTGGATGAAAGTCTATCTCCTGTACTACTTCTGGACTTCAATATGCTGCAGCATCTAGAATGTTGATAACAATGGAAAGGACACGACAGGTGCAACCCCATACTTGTCTCTCACACTCATTTTGACAAACAttattcaaatgtaaaaaaatgtgacCTAAACTATAGAGTGCCAAAATGAACACTGGCTGAAGGTATGTACAGACTATACCGGAACTGGGAACCTAGGGCTCATATTTCCTACATTACTTTATAGGGTGTTCACCAGTAAAATGATTCATTCAAGGTTTATACAAACTTCCATCCAATAGAGATTTGCGTCAGGAAAACAATAAATAGCCTAAACCCCATGTCTCTACCATTGTATGGTTCAAAAGTTAGACGATTTACTCAGAATTTTGCATGTTCAGAGTGAGTGGAATGACGTAACTGCTCCATACAACTCTGCGGCGCTGCTCCACGGCAGAACAGCGGCAACTTTACAACATTAACTGACAAGCTAACTAGTGGCTGCAGGTCAGGTTCGTGAGTGAAAACATGGGTTAAATATGCGgaatacaaaacaaaaatgggggcaaaatatttctctctctcgaaGCTAACAGACAATTTCAATATCCTCCCTCCTGAAGACAACCTGTTCCTGTTTTCATGGAGTATTTCCCTTAAAAAAACTCACCATAGAAACTAGCAACGGGTCACAGCATATTAACGTTCTTCTTTAATCAACACTGGCACATACATACATGAAGGTTATAATATTGCTGATAACTATTTAATGATTCCTTATGCGATTTATAATGATAGGGCATAGAAACCTACATTTTGACATTTCATTTCGTAGCACCCCCTTGACTTACCTCATTTTTATTAACATTCTAGAGCAGTAAGCCTTATACTTTGTTTATATTAGACAAATGAAATGACCATATAAAATCGTTGTGCCATGGTCCTTTCCATAGACTTCTACAAGACACTGGCAGGGAACAGTTGGATACCATGACCTCTAAATATCTAGATGCCAGTCACAAACTTTCAATCAGTCAAATAAATACCAAAATGAAACCGCATTGTTTAGCTTATAAAACAGCTCAGACTGAtgtctagggttgcaaaattctgggaacTTTCCCAACATTTTTCCTGCAATTCCAGTTGGAGGATTCCCATATTTCCTACTTATTCTctcctgattccaggaatcttcTAACCAAACACTTTTGGGAAGCttaccggaattttgcaaccctcaTGTCCATAGATAGTCCCATTAAAATACTGTCTGCATTTACAATGAAAAGTCATTCTGTCAAAAACATCACTCATTCCAAGGTTACTTAACATGATTTCGTATGGGGAAAACATAAAACATGCATTGACACCATGATCATTGTGTGTGGAGAGAAGAAGCTTTTTTGAGTGAcagaaaagtatgaaaatgttcCAGTCAGTCATCATTATATGGGGCCTTTATAAAGAGATCTCTGTCAATCTGGGTTGAAACAAGGGTTGGGAAACTAGCTCAGTTTCAGTCTCTGACCAATCAACCCCCTTAACCATTCTCCATAAGTGGCTAGCAGTTACTTTGGGACTGGGTGTCTCACTGCAGTCTCTTGCCCAATCCCAAATCAACCCTACCCCCCCACAATGCACTTTTGGAGACCCATCCAATCTTCTCAGATCTGGCTTCCCGCTGCCTCTTCCAGGGCAGAGGGGTGGAGTTGGGGGCTGCCTGTTGTGGTGAAGGGGGTGGCGGCGACGCAGCTGTTGATGTGCTGCAGGGAGTGGGAGTCGGCCCTCAGGTAGGCTAACAGCAGCTCAGACCGGCGATGGAGGAGGTGGAGAATGTCCTCAGCTAGAGTCTCCACACTGCAGTAACGCACCTTCTCCAGGTCAAAGACATCCTTCAGGAAGAACAGCACCTGATCCTGGAGGAAGACGTACGTTAGAAACCATCCCAAAGAGTGTCTTTATCTACGACACTGGACAAGTCTAATCCTGGATCATTTAGTATGCGTTTAGTCCAGTCTAGGCAACCGGTACATTGAATAGGGGATATGGAGACATGAGAACATCCTAAACAGAACAGATCGATAGATATAGAGTAGTGATACAATGGCTAAGTCTCCCCTTGACTTCAGCTGGACAACCTgatgaaaagaaaaaaaaaaagttaacattACTCTACCTTGAAGAAGCAGCAGAAGTCGTGTAGGGAGGTCTTAGGCCCTAGGAAGCCCCAGGCAAGGACAGGACTGACCTGCTCACACACAGAGTAGAAGTGGGCTATGAACCCATCATGCacctagagaggaggaggagaggttaaATACAGGCTAACCAGAAAAgtacaattatttaaaaaaaaaactccagcaaaaaaaataaacattcctGTACTTTCATGTGTTGTCTCTTCTGTTTCAGCACCGACCAACAGCTAGACGCCACCGCCTGGCAACACAAAACACATTACAATGCTGCAACAAATTCTCTCCCATCACACCTTTGCCTATTCTAGACAGCCTTTTCATGGTCCTTTGAGACGGACACAACGTGGGTCCTGATCCCTGGACAGTAGTTATCTACATAGGGAGACGAAGTGTCTCCGACTCACCGTCTCTTTGAAGGACGAGTTGAGCCAACGATTGTTGACAACGTTCTGGATGGAAATGGGAGGATTCTCCAGGTCCTCAAATGAGTCCATCAGGATGAAGTCCAACACGACGTCATAAAAGTTCAGGTGTTTCACCTGGTCAGGAGGAATAACATACAGTCTGATCAGTGTGTGAGATCAGGATGAAGTCTTAACAGGATGTTCAGGTGTTTTACCTTTAGCAGGGGAACATTTAAAACCCTTTCAGATCagtgagagagacatacacagagagacagacagagacagacagacagagagacagagacagacagacagagacagacagacagagagacagacagagagagacagacagacagaaagagagacagacagagagagacagacagacagagagagacagaaagacagacagagacagagagagagacagagacagagagagagacagagagagagacagagagagagagacagaaagagagagagacagaaagagagagagacagagagacacagacagacagacagagacagagacagacagagaaagagagacagacagagaaagagaaagagagagagacagaaagagacagacagagacagaaagagagagacagagacagaaagagacagaaagagagagagacagacagagagagagacagacagacagaaagagagagagacagaaagagagagagacagaaagagagagagacagacagagagagagacagacagagagacagacagagagagagacagacagagagagacagacagagagagacagacagagagagacagacagagagagacagacagagagagacagacagagagagacagacagagagagagacagacagaaagagagagagacagagagacagacagagagagacagacacagaccgacagagagacagacacagacagacagagagagacagacacagaccgacagagacacagacagacagagagacacagacagacagacagagagacacagacagacaga encodes:
- the LOC123726729 gene encoding mitoguardin 1, whose translation is MIVFLEHPEHWENTEVELATRGVKHLNFYDVVLDFILMDSFEDLENPPISIQNVVNNRWLNSSFKETAVASSCWSVLKQKRQHMKVHDGFIAHFYSVCEQVSPVLAWGFLGPKTSLHDFCCFFKDQVLFFLKDVFDLEKVRYCSVETLAEDILHLLHRRSELLLAYLRADSHSLQHINSCVAATPFTTTGSPQLHPSALEEAAGSQI